A single region of the Glycine max cultivar Williams 82 chromosome 20, Glycine_max_v4.0, whole genome shotgun sequence genome encodes:
- the LOC100810585 gene encoding type IV inositol polyphosphate 5-phosphatase 7 isoform X1, producing MRDENSKKSKLSWSKKMVRKFFNIKSKTEDSQENGVAYGGGDTEYRGRNSFSEREPCTIKKSKTEKFGRSADQVRRARMNLDHPRIIDVQNYSIFVATWNVAGRSPPSTLNLDDWLHSSPPADIYVLGFQEIVPLNAGNILGAEDNGPAKKWLALIRKTLNNLPGTSGSSGCYTPSPIPQPVVELNADFEGSARQKNSSFFHRRSFQTTSSGWGMDNDPSVVQPRLDRRYSVCDRVIFGHRPSDFDPSFRWGYRPSDYSRASDYSRWGSSDDDNGLGDSPSTVLFSPMSCGGAGPAFNEDGYAIPGHSRYCLVASKQMVGIYLTIWVRSELKDQVQNMKVSCVGRGLMGYLGNKGSISISMSVHETSFCFICSHLTSGQKEGDELRRNSDVMEILKKTRFPRVQGVDNENSPQTILEHDRIIWLGDLNYRIALSYRSAKALVEMQNWRALLENDQLRIEQKRGRAFVGWNEGKIYFPPTYKYSTNSDRYAGDDMHPKEKRRTPAWCDRILWYGEGLHQLSYVRGESKFSDHRPVYGIFCAEVESTHGRLKKTMSCSRSRIEVEELLPYSGGYTELSFF from the exons ATGAGAGATGAGAATTCCAAGAAAAGCAAG CTCTCATGGTCAAAGAAAATGGTCAGAAAGTTCTTTAATATCAAAAGCAAGACTGAGGATTCCCAAGAAAATGGTGTTGCTTATGGAG GAGGTGACACGGAATATAGAGGTAGGAATAGCTTCTCTGAGAGAGAGCCATGCACGATCAAAAAGAGCAAAACAG AAAAGTTTGGCAGGAGCGCAGATCAGGTGAGGCGAGCAAGAATGAATCTTGACCATCCTCGAATTATAGATGTGCAGAATTATAG CATTTTCGTAGCTACATGGAATGTAGCTGGAAGATCCCCACCAAGTACCTTGAATTTAGATGATTGGCTTCATTCTTCACCACCGGCTGATATTTATGTTCTTGG ATTTCAAGAGATAGTTCCCTTGAATGCTGGTAATATCTTGGGAGCAGAAGACAACGGCCCTGCCAAAAAATGGTTGGCTCTCATCAGAAAGACTTTAAACAATCTTCCTGGCACCAGTGGAAGTAGTGGATGCTATACACCGTCTCCCATACCACAACCAGTTGTAGAGCTAAATGCAGATTTTGAGGGATCAGCCAGGCAGAAGAACTCATCTTTCTTCCATAGGCGATCGTTCCAGACAACTTCTAGTGGTTGGGGAATGGACAATGATCCTTCAGTTGTGCAGCCACGACTAGATCGAAGATACAGTGTCTGTGATAGAGTAATTTTTGGTCACAGGCCAAGTGACTTCGATCCCAGTTTTAGATGGGGTTATAGGCCTAGTGACTATTCCAGGGCAAGTGACTACTCAAGATGGGGTTCATCTGATGATGACAATGGCCTTGGGGATTCACCAAGTACAGTCTTATTTTCACCAATGTCTTGTGGTGGTGCTGGACCTGCCTTTAATGAAGATGGATATGCCATACCAGGACACTCAAGGTACTGCCTTGTTGCAAGTAAGCAAATGGTGGGGATATATCTTACCATATGGGTGAGAAGTGAACTGAAGGATCAGGTTCAAAATATGAAAGTGTCTTGTGTTGGCAGAGGATTGATGGGTTATCTTGGAAATAAG GGATCCATCTCAATTAGTATGTCTGTGCATGAAACTAGCTTTTGCTTTATCTGTAGCCATTTAACCTCAGGACAGAAAGAAGGTGATGAACTAAGAAGAAATTCTGATGTGATGGAGATTCTTAAAAAGACAAGGTTTCCTCGTGTTCAAGGTGTGGACAATGAGAATTCTCCACAGACAATCCTCGAGCATGA TCGAATTATATGGCTTGGAGATTTGAATTATCGGATTGCACTCTCCTACCGATCTGCTAAGGCACTCGTTGAGATGCAAAACTGGAGAGCATTGTTAGAGAATGACCAA TTGAGAATAGAGCAGAAAAGAGGCCGTGCGTTTGTGGGATGGAATGAAGGGAAGATATATTTTCCTCCAACTTACAAGTATTCAACTAATTCAGATAGATATGCTGGAGATGATATGCACCccaaagagaaaaggagaacTCCAGCTTg gtGTGACCGAATTTTGTGGTACGGAGAAGGTCTCCATCAGTTATCATATGTCCGCGGAGAATCAAAGTTTTCAGACCACAGACCTGTTTATGGCATATTTTGTGCTGAGGTTGAGTCAACTCATGGCAGATTGAAGAAAACTATGAGTTGTTCTCGTTCCAGAATTGAGGTGGAGGAACTTCTGCCATATTCTGGTGGATACACTGAGCTGAGTTTTTTCTAA
- the LOC100811127 gene encoding homocysteine S-methyltransferase 3-like translates to MGLEGKETPSFMRDFLDKCGGCAVIDGGFATELERHGADLNDELWSAKCLISSPHLVRRVHLDYLDAGANIILTASYQATIQGFEAKGFSREEGETMLRRSVEIAREAREIYYDRCTKDSSDFMRDERYRKRPILIAASVGSYGAYLADGSEYVGDYGDAVTVQTLKDFHRERVKILVEAGADLIAFETIPNKLEAQAYAELLEEEGIETPAWFSFSCKDESNVVSGDSIFECASIADSCRQVVAVGVNCTAPRFIHGLISFIKKATSKPVLVYPNSGETYIAESNQWVKSSGAAEHDFVSYIGKWRDAGASLFGGCCRTTPNTIRGIAEATYGKLKDKCI, encoded by the exons ATGGGGTTAGAAGGGAAGGAAACGCCGTCGTTTATGAGGGATTTTCTCGATAAGTGTGGTGGCTGCGCCGTTATTGACGGTGGTTTTGCCACTGAACTTGAAAGGCATGGGGCGGACCTCAATGACGAACTCTGGAGTGCCAAATGCCTTATTAGCTCCCCACATCTTGTCCGAAGg GTTCACCTAGATTACCTCGATGCAGGAGCAAACATAATATTAACAGCATCTTATCAG GCCACTATTCAAGGTTTTGAGGCCAAAGGGTTCTCTAGAGAAGAAGGTGAAACTATGCTTAGAAGAAGTGTGGAGATTGCACGTGAGGCACGAGAAATTTATTATGATAGGTGCACCAAAGATTCTTCTGACTTTATGAGAGATGAAAGATATAGGAAACGTCCCATTTTAATTGCAGCTTCTGTGGGAAGCTATGGAGCGTATTTGGCTGATGGCTCTGAATATGT TGGGGACTATGGTGATGCAGTTACTGTCCAGACACTGAAAGATTTTCACAGGGAAAGAGTAAAGATTCTTGTTGAGGCTGGTGCTGACTTAATAGCCTTTGAAACAATTCCAAATAAGCTGGAGGCACAG GCTTATGCTGAACTTCTCGAGGAAGAAGGCATAGAAACTCCTGCGTGGTTTTCTTTTAGTTGTAAGGATGAAAGCAATGTGGTTAGTGGTGACTCTATCTTTGAATGCGCTTCAATAGCTGATTCATGCAGACAAGTTGTTGCGGTTGGAGTTAATTGTACTGCTCCTAGATTTATTCATGGATTGATTTCATTTATCAAGAAG GCAACAAGTAAACCAGTACTTGTATATCCCAACAGTGGGGAGACTTATATCGCTGAGAGCAACCAATGGGTG AAATCAAGTGGGGCAGCAGAGCATGATTTTGTCTCCTACATAGGCAAGTGGCGTGATGCTGGGGCTTCCCTTTTTGGTGGCTGCTGCAGGACTACTCCTAATACTATAAGAGGCATAGCAGAGGCAACATATGGGAAACTTAAAGACAAATGTATATAA
- the LOC100810585 gene encoding type IV inositol polyphosphate 5-phosphatase 6 isoform X2, with translation MHDQKEQNRSADQVRRARMNLDHPRIIDVQNYSIFVATWNVAGRSPPSTLNLDDWLHSSPPADIYVLGFQEIVPLNAGNILGAEDNGPAKKWLALIRKTLNNLPGTSGSSGCYTPSPIPQPVVELNADFEGSARQKNSSFFHRRSFQTTSSGWGMDNDPSVVQPRLDRRYSVCDRVIFGHRPSDFDPSFRWGYRPSDYSRASDYSRWGSSDDDNGLGDSPSTVLFSPMSCGGAGPAFNEDGYAIPGHSRYCLVASKQMVGIYLTIWVRSELKDQVQNMKVSCVGRGLMGYLGNKGSISISMSVHETSFCFICSHLTSGQKEGDELRRNSDVMEILKKTRFPRVQGVDNENSPQTILEHDRIIWLGDLNYRIALSYRSAKALVEMQNWRALLENDQLRIEQKRGRAFVGWNEGKIYFPPTYKYSTNSDRYAGDDMHPKEKRRTPAWCDRILWYGEGLHQLSYVRGESKFSDHRPVYGIFCAEVESTHGRLKKTMSCSRSRIEVEELLPYSGGYTELSFF, from the exons ATGCACGATCAAAAAGAGCAAAACAG GAGCGCAGATCAGGTGAGGCGAGCAAGAATGAATCTTGACCATCCTCGAATTATAGATGTGCAGAATTATAG CATTTTCGTAGCTACATGGAATGTAGCTGGAAGATCCCCACCAAGTACCTTGAATTTAGATGATTGGCTTCATTCTTCACCACCGGCTGATATTTATGTTCTTGG ATTTCAAGAGATAGTTCCCTTGAATGCTGGTAATATCTTGGGAGCAGAAGACAACGGCCCTGCCAAAAAATGGTTGGCTCTCATCAGAAAGACTTTAAACAATCTTCCTGGCACCAGTGGAAGTAGTGGATGCTATACACCGTCTCCCATACCACAACCAGTTGTAGAGCTAAATGCAGATTTTGAGGGATCAGCCAGGCAGAAGAACTCATCTTTCTTCCATAGGCGATCGTTCCAGACAACTTCTAGTGGTTGGGGAATGGACAATGATCCTTCAGTTGTGCAGCCACGACTAGATCGAAGATACAGTGTCTGTGATAGAGTAATTTTTGGTCACAGGCCAAGTGACTTCGATCCCAGTTTTAGATGGGGTTATAGGCCTAGTGACTATTCCAGGGCAAGTGACTACTCAAGATGGGGTTCATCTGATGATGACAATGGCCTTGGGGATTCACCAAGTACAGTCTTATTTTCACCAATGTCTTGTGGTGGTGCTGGACCTGCCTTTAATGAAGATGGATATGCCATACCAGGACACTCAAGGTACTGCCTTGTTGCAAGTAAGCAAATGGTGGGGATATATCTTACCATATGGGTGAGAAGTGAACTGAAGGATCAGGTTCAAAATATGAAAGTGTCTTGTGTTGGCAGAGGATTGATGGGTTATCTTGGAAATAAG GGATCCATCTCAATTAGTATGTCTGTGCATGAAACTAGCTTTTGCTTTATCTGTAGCCATTTAACCTCAGGACAGAAAGAAGGTGATGAACTAAGAAGAAATTCTGATGTGATGGAGATTCTTAAAAAGACAAGGTTTCCTCGTGTTCAAGGTGTGGACAATGAGAATTCTCCACAGACAATCCTCGAGCATGA TCGAATTATATGGCTTGGAGATTTGAATTATCGGATTGCACTCTCCTACCGATCTGCTAAGGCACTCGTTGAGATGCAAAACTGGAGAGCATTGTTAGAGAATGACCAA TTGAGAATAGAGCAGAAAAGAGGCCGTGCGTTTGTGGGATGGAATGAAGGGAAGATATATTTTCCTCCAACTTACAAGTATTCAACTAATTCAGATAGATATGCTGGAGATGATATGCACCccaaagagaaaaggagaacTCCAGCTTg gtGTGACCGAATTTTGTGGTACGGAGAAGGTCTCCATCAGTTATCATATGTCCGCGGAGAATCAAAGTTTTCAGACCACAGACCTGTTTATGGCATATTTTGTGCTGAGGTTGAGTCAACTCATGGCAGATTGAAGAAAACTATGAGTTGTTCTCGTTCCAGAATTGAGGTGGAGGAACTTCTGCCATATTCTGGTGGATACACTGAGCTGAGTTTTTTCTAA